CCTTCGAAGCTTAGGTCTTCTAAGAGTCTTTCCATGATGGTGTTTAATCTACGAGCGCCTATATTCTCATGCTTTTCGTTCATGTCATAAGCGATCTTTGCGATCTCTTTGATCCCGTCCGGTGCAAATTCTATCTTGATCCCGTCCGTTTCGAGTAGCGCTTGGTATTGTCTCACTAGAGAAGATCTAGGAGCAGTTAAGATCTTTTCGAAGTCGTCCATGGATAATTTTTCGAGTTCCACTCGGATAGGAAAACGCCCCTGCAATTCAGGGATAAGATCGGAAGGTTTGGACATATGGAATGCGCCTGCAGCGATGAACAGAATATGATCCGTTACGATCGGACCGATCTTGGTATTTACGGTCGCGCCTTCTACGATAGGAAGTAAGTCTCTCTGTACTCCTTCCCTCGAAACATCTGCGCCTGCTCTTCCTTCTTTACTAGCGATCTTGTCTATTTCGTCTAGAAATACGATGCCCATTTCTTCCACTCGTTTTTGAGCTTCTCTTTGCACCTTGTCGGGATCTAAAAGTTTCTCCGCTTCGGCTTCTTCTAAAACTTTGAGAGCTTCAGTGATCGGTAGTTTTCTTTTTTTCTGTTTTTTAGGCATTAGATCGCCCAAAACATTTTGGATATGATTGTCCAGATCTTCCATGTTTCCCGCACCGAATACTTGCAGCATAGGAAGTCCTTGTGGACCAGCTTGCGGAATATCTATCTCAATGATCTGTTCGTTTAGTTTCCCAGACTTGAGCTTCTTTCTCATAGTCTCTCTGGTCTCTAAAAATCTTTTTTCTCTCTCTTCATCCGCTTCGTTTGTGGAAAATCCAATGGAAGGAGGATGAGGATCTGCGATGGAAGTTTTGGCAGGGAATGGAAGTAGGATATCCAACAGAGCTTCTTCCGCTCTTTCCTTCGCTTTTGCTTCCACTTCTTTTCTGAATTCTTGTTTAACTAGATTTAAGGAAACCATGGCCAGATCTCGGATGATACTTTCCACATCTCGACCTACATAACCTACTTCCGTAAATTTAGTACTTTCTACTTTTAAAAAAGGTGCGCCGCAGAGTTTGGAAAGTCTTCTTGCGATTTCCGTTTTTCCCACGCCTGTGGGGCCGATCATGATAATATTTTTTGGATAAATTTCTTCTCTTAATTCCGGATCTAGTTTTCTGCGTCTAGTTCTGTTTCTGAGAGCGATTGCCACCGCTTTTTTAGCGTTCTTTTGTCCGATGATATGTTCGTCTAGTTTGGAAACGATCTGTCTGGGAGTGAGTTCGTCATCCCCCACTTTGGTCTCGTTCGTTTGAGAAAAGGATTCGCTCATTGTACGATTTCCTCTACAATTATATTATGATTTGTATATATACAAATATCTGCGGCTATATTCATGGCTTCTTTTACTATTTGGGAAGGTTCCAAATTCGTATGATTGTACAGTGCTCTAGCTGCGGAGAGCGCGTAATTCCCTCCGGAACCGATCGCTAAAATCCCGTCATCCGGCGAGATCACGTCTCCAGTTCCGGAAACTAAAAAGGATTCGTCCTTATCCGCTACGATAAGCATTGCCTCTAGTCTTCGAAGCGCTCTGTCGGATCTCCATTCTCTGGCAAGTTCGACCGCGGATCTGGAAAGACTTCCTCCGAATTCATGTATTTTTTTTTCGAATAGTTCGAATAAGGTGAACGCGTCCGCTGCCGAACCCGCAAAACCGGATACAATTTTATCAGAGTAAAGTTTACGAACTTTTCTTGCCGTGTTTTTCATGACGGTGTTCCCGAAGGAAACTTGTCCGTCGCCTGCGATCGCTACTTTTCCGCCTTTGCGAACGCAAAGTATCGTGGTTGCATGTATTTTACTTGGATTTATCGAGTCTTGCATGTGGGTGAGCCTTTCGGTAGACCTCTTTGATCTTTTCCTTACTCACGCTCAGGTAAACCTGGGTGGTGGATAGAGAGGAATGCCCCAAAAGCTCTTGGACTGCGCGAATATCTGCGCCGGCATCGAGTAAGTCCGTTGCGAACGTGTGACGGAATTTATGGGGGGTAATGGGTTTGTCCCATCCCATTCTTTTCCTTCTCTCGTTCAAAATATAACGAACCCCTCTGGTCGTCAGTTTATTTCCCTTTTGATTCAGAAAAATTTCATCGGATCTGGGACGAAATCTAGGACGCACATCTAAGTATTCATTTAGACTTTTGATGGCTTCTTTTCCTAAATATACGTATCTTTCCTTTCTTCTTTTACCAAGGACCTTTAAGATAGTATGATCTGCGGATAATTGAACTAGAGTCGCGTCGACTAACTCAAACACCCTGAGTCCGGAAGAATATAATACTTCTAAGATCGCTTTATCTCTGATGTTCAGGATTTCGGATGCGTTCTCATTTTCGTATTCGTAATCTAAAATACTTTCAGTCTCTTCTATCCTGAAATTTTTAGGGACCTGTTTTCTTGTTTTAGGAAAACTAACCGAAAGGATCGGATTTCCAGACACTAAATTATCTTTTAATAATACTTTGTAGAATGTTCTAAGGCTGGAAAGTTTTCGGCTCTGGGTCCTTCTGTCCAAACCTTGGTTTTTGGAAAGAAATGCAAAATAAGAACGAACATCGACCGATTCCAATTGGTAGATTTCTATCTGTTCTTGTAGGCAAAATTCGAAAAATGATTTCAGGTCCAGTAAGTAAGCGTTTAGGGTATTTTGGGAATAATTTTTTTCCACCCTTAGATATTCATAAAAACGGGAAGCGGCAGAATTCAGGATTTCAGAAGGAAATTGGGGAAGTTTGACCGCGTATTCGCTCACATGTCTCTCCGGAGTAAAATCCCCGGAGAGTCCAAACTGTCCGGGATAGTTTATTTATCGGAGGCTTTTGAAAAAATGATCTGTCTTTCCCGGACCCAATCCTTGATTTTTTGTTTTGCCTGGTCGAATAATTCCGGTAATTTGCTCATTTCTTCCTGGTTGAAATTGGATAGAACATGTCCCGCAGTGAGTGCGCTGTCTCCCGGTTTTCCCACTCCGAATCTTAACCTGAAAAAATCCGGAGAACCTAATTTTTCGGAAATGTCTTTGATCCCGTTATGACCTCCATTCCCACCGCTCTGTTTGAATTTAAGTTTGGAGAATGGAAAATCCACTTCGTCATGAATGACTAGGATATTTTCGGGAGGGATCCCGTTTTTGCGGGAAAGTTCGGAGACTGCTTTTCCGGAAAGGTTCATATATTCCAAAGGTTTTAGAAAATAGTAGGAAACTCCGTCCTTATCTAATTTTCCTTTTGCCTCTTTGGAAGAATGGTTCATATCCACTCCCCAGTCTTGGACCAAATTGTCCAAGACCAGAAATCCGATATTATGACGGTTTCTTTCGTATTTTTGGCCTGGATTTCCCAAACCAACGATCATCAGTTTTAAGTTTGCCATGTAGAAAGAATTAAGTTCAGCATTTTTTCAGTAGCTAAAACTGCAGCCACGGTTTGGTCGCAATGGATCCCCATGGTTTTGAAATTTTCTTCTTCATGATTTTCCTGTGTTTTGTTCCAGGTAATCATTGTTTCCACGAGCGCATCCGTTTTCCCGCCCGGCGGAATACGTACCTCATAGTCTACGAGTCTTGGAATAGAAAGACCTGCTTTGGAAGAGATGCTAGTCAGAGCGGACATAAATGCATCATAGCCTCCGTCTCCTTCTCCTTCCTCAGAATATTTTTTACCGTGAAGTTCTAATTCTACGAGTGCCTTAGGTCGAATTCCGATGCCGGAGTTGATCTTACATCCTGTGATCTTGATCGCTTGGATGCTCGAATTTCCGGAAACATCAGCAATGATAAATGGAAGATCTTCCGGAGTGATGTTTTTGTTTTGGTCCCCAAGCTCTATTACCTTTTCCAAAACCTTTTTTTCGATTTCCGGAGAAAGTACAAGACCAAGTTGTTTTAGGTTTTCGGAGATGCTTGCCTTTCCTGCAAGTTTGCCTAAAGCGTAACTTCTTTTTCTACCGAAACGTTCCGGTAGGATAGGATTTGCATACAAATTGCCTTTTTTGTCTCCGTCTGCATGAACTCCAGCGGTTTGTGTGAATACATCTTCTCCCACCACCGGACGGTTTGCGGAGATTCTTTTTCCGCTGAAAACTTCGACAAGTCTGCTTGCTTCCGAGATTGATTTTTCATCTACGTCGGTAAGAACGCCTGCCTTATCATGAAGAGCTGTGATTACAGCTTCGAGCGGTGAATTTCCTGCTCTTTCTCCCAATCCATTTACGCTAACGTGTAAACCCTTTGCGCCCGCTTTGACTGCGAATAAACAGTTTGCTACGGAAAGATCGTAATCGTTATGTCCGTGGAATTCGAAATGTAGTTCAGGATATTTTTGTGTGAGAAGGGAAATCCCTGAGAATGTTTCGTCTGGAGAAAGAACTCCCAATGTATCCGGTAAGAAAATTTTGCCTAATGGTTCTTTAGAAAGATGAGAAACGAAATCTAGGACATATTCTTTGCTATTTAAATATCCATTGGACCAATCTTCCAAATAGATATTCACTTCTAGACCGTTCTTTTTTGCATATTGAATGGTTTCTGATACTTCTTCAAAATGTTCTTTGGGAGTTTTTTTGAGCTGTCCTTGGAGATGTTTGAGAGAACCTTTTGTGAGTAGATTTAAGGTTTTGGCTCCGGATGCAAGGATCCAATCCACACTTTTATGAGAATCTACGAATCCCAGGATCTCTATCCGTTTTTCCAGTCCCTCGGAAGTGGCCCAGGACATGATACCTCGGACACTTTCTAATTCTCCCTGAGAGACCCGAGCGGAAGCGATCTCCACTCTATCTACTTTCAGATTTTGTAATAGAAATTTTGCGATATTTAGTTTTTCGGAAGCGGAGAAACTTACACCTCTGGTCTGCTCTCCGTCTCGGAGAGTCACATCCAGGATTTGGACTTTAGGCCTTGTGTTTCCCATTATTTTAAATACTTTTTTAGATCTTCCGAGGATGGTCCCATGATCTCCACAAGTGTGGAGCCGGGGTTATTTGCCAGGTGAAGTCCCCCATCTTCTAAAATTCTAAGAAAGGAATGTTCTCGGATATAATCGTCGGTCATTTTTTTCAAAACTCCCTCGCCTATCCCGTGCACGACTTCTACCAGGGTTTCCCCTTTCATGAATGCAGCTTGGATTTCCCGGTCCAAGAGCCGATATGCCTCTTCATATCTCATTTTACGGATATAAATCGACTTGGGACCTTTCCGGTTCTGATCCGAATGTTTCCCTCTCGCCATTCTAAGACCATCCTAGGCGAACCTTTTCTCTCGAAAACAAAGAAATTGGATTTTTGCTTTCCCTTTAGAACCCCCATGGTAGAGTTCTCCTTTCCCGAAATGTTAAAAAGGAATCCTGCAAGCTTGTGACGGAAGAAACAGAACGCAAAATTTCCAAGAATACGGAAAAACGTAGGGCCGCGATTTGCGGAGGTACTCTCGGAAGAGAGAATCGTTATTATATCCGAGGCCAGGTTGTGGATATCTCCGTCAGCGAAGAAATGACGGATCCTAAAAAATGGGACCTTCTTACCGGCTTATTCCAAGGACAAGAAAAAGAGATCACTCCCTTTTTGGACTATGGGTTAGAGTCAGTGCGTAAACCCATCCTTGTAGCGGAAATTGTGGACCATTCCGGAAAAGTGTTACACCATTCTCCCGAGATTCGAGGAGACGAAAGTGGATTTTTCTTTCATGAGTTTACCTTTCCTTTGGCTCCCGGAAACTATACATTTCACATCCATTTTCTAAAGCCGGATTCTTACAGACAGTTTGGTAAAGACCTGGCCTACTTAAATACTCCCGGTAAACACGAGTTAGTTTCTCAAAGTTTGATCGGAATGGGCGCCTTACGTATTTTATCCGAAGAATACACTGGTATCGTAACTACTTCCGATATCGACCAGACATATCTAGCGACTGATATACATTCTAATAAGGGAAAAATTTCCACATTATTCGAAACACCTGAGCAAAAACTACCTTTGCCCGGTATGCCGGCCTTATTCAAGGAATTGAGAGAAGCAACCGACGATTCTCCACTTTGTTTTATCTCTGCGAGTCCTCATTTTTTCAGAAGGACATTACTTTCTACATTTAGGACCCAAGGTGTTAAAACTGAATCTCTTCATTTGAAGTATTTGGAAGGGACCTTAAAAGGAATGGTGGATAAGTTTTGGGACACTCTTTCTCATCCTACTCGATTTTTGACGGAAGGCCTTTGGGGAGCGGTAGAAAGGGTTCGTAAATTTGCTGGATCTTCTTTCCAAAGTTTATTCGATCAATTGGCGTATAAACTTACGATCCTTCTTAGAGATAGGATCTATCTTCCTACTAATTCCAAGGAGATCTTACTTGGAGATAATACGGAAAGTGATTATCTGATCTTTATCTTGTACCAATTTATTCTGACCGGAGCCTTACAAGGCAAAGAGTTAGAAGACTATCTATACAAGCTGAACTTTTTGGGAAGAGATGCGATCACTAGAGATAATGCGAAATTGATCCGAGAACTTGCGGAAGAAAATCGCAGGATCCATGGAGATATCAATCCTGTCCAATTGGTTTTGATTAATAAAACAGAACTTGGTCCTCCTTCCGATGAAATGAAATGGAATGTAAGAAGTGCACTTCCTACCGGTTTAGATCCTTGGAAGGCAGATGGAATTGAACCTTATATTCCTACAGATGGCGCTTTGGGATTTGCACTTGTGATGGCAGAAAGAGAAATTTTAGATCTTTCTTCCGTTCTAAAAATTTCTGGCGATATGGCGGGACAATGGTTCGAAGGAAAAGTGATAGAACCGAATGTTCTATTGGAACTTGCAAAAAAATTGGAACTTCCCAAAGAAACGGAATCTATTCATAAAAAGTTCGTAAAAACTTTAAAAGAAGTTTTGGAAGGTTAAGCTTCCCTTCTTTTTTCGAAAAACTTTTTGTAAATGATAAATCCTAAAACTGCGGTTACGAAGAAGCCTGTAAAAATTTTATTGTACAAAGCTAAAAATTCCAGTACCTTTTCCCAATGAGATCCTAGATAAAATCCGCCATAGATCAGTATCCCGCACCAGATAGTGACCGCTAATGTGAATGCGGAGAAAAACAGGACCGGTCTCATATCTACCATTCCTGCTACGATAGAAACGAAAAATCGTATTCCAGCCGAGAATCTGGAAAAGATCACTACAACTACTCCGTTCCTGGAAAACCAATCTAAGGTTTTTTGAATGGATTCCTCGTTG
The window above is part of the Leptospira licerasiae serovar Varillal str. VAR 010 genome. Proteins encoded here:
- the hslU gene encoding ATP-dependent protease ATPase subunit HslU, translated to MSESFSQTNETKVGDDELTPRQIVSKLDEHIIGQKNAKKAVAIALRNRTRRRKLDPELREEIYPKNIIMIGPTGVGKTEIARRLSKLCGAPFLKVESTKFTEVGYVGRDVESIIRDLAMVSLNLVKQEFRKEVEAKAKERAEEALLDILLPFPAKTSIADPHPPSIGFSTNEADEEREKRFLETRETMRKKLKSGKLNEQIIEIDIPQAGPQGLPMLQVFGAGNMEDLDNHIQNVLGDLMPKKQKKRKLPITEALKVLEEAEAEKLLDPDKVQREAQKRVEEMGIVFLDEIDKIASKEGRAGADVSREGVQRDLLPIVEGATVNTKIGPIVTDHILFIAAGAFHMSKPSDLIPELQGRFPIRVELEKLSMDDFEKILTAPRSSLVRQYQALLETDGIKIEFAPDGIKEIAKIAYDMNEKHENIGARRLNTIMERLLEDLSFEGPDLPEDQRSLTIDKSAVESKLKGIVEDKDLSRYIL
- the hslV gene encoding ATP-dependent protease subunit HslV; the protein is MQDSINPSKIHATTILCVRKGGKVAIAGDGQVSFGNTVMKNTARKVRKLYSDKIVSGFAGSAADAFTLFELFEKKIHEFGGSLSRSAVELAREWRSDRALRRLEAMLIVADKDESFLVSGTGDVISPDDGILAIGSGGNYALSAARALYNHTNLEPSQIVKEAMNIAADICIYTNHNIIVEEIVQ
- a CDS encoding tyrosine recombinase XerC, with the protein product MSEYAVKLPQFPSEILNSAASRFYEYLRVEKNYSQNTLNAYLLDLKSFFEFCLQEQIEIYQLESVDVRSYFAFLSKNQGLDRRTQSRKLSSLRTFYKVLLKDNLVSGNPILSVSFPKTRKQVPKNFRIEETESILDYEYENENASEILNIRDKAILEVLYSSGLRVFELVDATLVQLSADHTILKVLGKRRKERYVYLGKEAIKSLNEYLDVRPRFRPRSDEIFLNQKGNKLTTRGVRYILNERRKRMGWDKPITPHKFRHTFATDLLDAGADIRAVQELLGHSSLSTTQVYLSVSKEKIKEVYRKAHPHARLDKSK
- the pth gene encoding aminoacyl-tRNA hydrolase, whose translation is MANLKLMIVGLGNPGQKYERNRHNIGFLVLDNLVQDWGVDMNHSSKEAKGKLDKDGVSYYFLKPLEYMNLSGKAVSELSRKNGIPPENILVIHDEVDFPFSKLKFKQSGGNGGHNGIKDISEKLGSPDFFRLRFGVGKPGDSALTAGHVLSNFNQEEMSKLPELFDQAKQKIKDWVRERQIIFSKASDK
- the cimA gene encoding (R)-citramalate synthase CimA, which gives rise to MGNTRPKVQILDVTLRDGEQTRGVSFSASEKLNIAKFLLQNLKVDRVEIASARVSQGELESVRGIMSWATSEGLEKRIEILGFVDSHKSVDWILASGAKTLNLLTKGSLKHLQGQLKKTPKEHFEEVSETIQYAKKNGLEVNIYLEDWSNGYLNSKEYVLDFVSHLSKEPLGKIFLPDTLGVLSPDETFSGISLLTQKYPELHFEFHGHNDYDLSVANCLFAVKAGAKGLHVSVNGLGERAGNSPLEAVITALHDKAGVLTDVDEKSISEASRLVEVFSGKRISANRPVVGEDVFTQTAGVHADGDKKGNLYANPILPERFGRKRSYALGKLAGKASISENLKQLGLVLSPEIEKKVLEKVIELGDQNKNITPEDLPFIIADVSGNSSIQAIKITGCKINSGIGIRPKALVELELHGKKYSEEGEGDGGYDAFMSALTSISSKAGLSIPRLVDYEVRIPPGGKTDALVETMITWNKTQENHEEENFKTMGIHCDQTVAAVLATEKMLNLILSTWQT
- a CDS encoding Smr/MutS family protein, producing the protein MARGKHSDQNRKGPKSIYIRKMRYEEAYRLLDREIQAAFMKGETLVEVVHGIGEGVLKKMTDDYIREHSFLRILEDGGLHLANNPGSTLVEIMGPSSEDLKKYLK
- a CDS encoding phosphatase domain-containing protein, which gives rise to MTEETERKISKNTEKRRAAICGGTLGRENRYYIRGQVVDISVSEEMTDPKKWDLLTGLFQGQEKEITPFLDYGLESVRKPILVAEIVDHSGKVLHHSPEIRGDESGFFFHEFTFPLAPGNYTFHIHFLKPDSYRQFGKDLAYLNTPGKHELVSQSLIGMGALRILSEEYTGIVTTSDIDQTYLATDIHSNKGKISTLFETPEQKLPLPGMPALFKELREATDDSPLCFISASPHFFRRTLLSTFRTQGVKTESLHLKYLEGTLKGMVDKFWDTLSHPTRFLTEGLWGAVERVRKFAGSSFQSLFDQLAYKLTILLRDRIYLPTNSKEILLGDNTESDYLIFILYQFILTGALQGKELEDYLYKLNFLGRDAITRDNAKLIRELAEENRRIHGDINPVQLVLINKTELGPPSDEMKWNVRSALPTGLDPWKADGIEPYIPTDGALGFALVMAEREILDLSSVLKISGDMAGQWFEGKVIEPNVLLELAKKLELPKETESIHKKFVKTLKEVLEG
- a CDS encoding DedA family protein encodes the protein MQFAGFDFYIQTLLDWVSSLPSALVWFFFAFSNFTENVFPPWPGDTVTAFGGFLLARGALSFWELVSSTIVGNLAGAWVMYAFGHKLLEWLKNKNFPFKSELYNEESIQKTLDWFSRNGVVVVIFSRFSAGIRFFVSIVAGMVDMRPVLFFSAFTLAVTIWCGILIYGGFYLGSHWEKVLEFLALYNKIFTGFFVTAVLGFIIYKKFFEKRREA